One segment of Palaemon carinicauda isolate YSFRI2023 chromosome 35, ASM3689809v2, whole genome shotgun sequence DNA contains the following:
- the LOC137627481 gene encoding cuticular protein 47Eg-like — protein MKFSLFVLFGLMAAVALARPDSVLDFDLDDIHQDQDIDDDQVITGTYSWTSPEGTEFFVRYVADDDGYRVVESNAVPATDNGVRANGQQGSFVSSEEFDRK, from the exons ATGAAGTTCTCC CTGTTCGTTCTCTTCGGCCTTATGGCCGCAGTTGCCCTGGCCCGACCTGACTCCGTCCTTGACTTCGACTTGGACGATATTCACCAAGACCAAGATATTGATGATGATCAGGTCATCACTGGAACTTACAG CTGGACATCTCCCGAAGGAACCGAGTTCTTCGTCAGGTACGTCGCTGACGATGATGGTTACCGTGTAGTCGAGTCCAACGCCGTCCCCGCTACTGACAACGGCGTCAGGGCCAACGGACAGCAGGGGTCCTTCGTCTCCAGCGAAGAATTCGACAGGAAATAG
- the LOC137627741 gene encoding larval cuticle protein 2-like, with protein MKLTLFIILGLVAAVSVARPDSVLDLDLDDIHHDQDIDEDQVITGTYSWTSPEGTEFFVRYVADEDGYRVLESNAVPVSSNGVRANGQQGSFDSSEENDSK; from the exons ATGAAGCTGACT CTATTTATTATTTTGGGTCTTGTGGCCGCAGTGTCCGTCGCTCGTCCAGACTCCGTTCTTGACCTGGACCTGGATGATATCCATCACGACCAGGACATCGATGAAGATCAGGTCATCACTGGAACCTACAG CTGGACATCTCCTGAAGGCACCGAGTTCTTCGTGAGGTACGTCGCTGACGAAGACGGCTACCGCGTGCTCGAGTCCAACGCCGTCCCCGTCAGCTCCAACGGCGTCAGAGCCAACGGCCAGCAGGGATCCTTCGACTCCTCCGAGGAGAACGACAGTAAATAG
- the LOC137627479 gene encoding cuticular protein 47Eg-like: MYKKRSCSHTKHQSHPKPSNIMKFSLFVLFGLLAAVALARPDSVLDFDLDDIHQDQDIDDDQVITGSYSWTSPEGTEFFVRYVADDDGYRVVESNAVPATDDGVRANGQQGSFVSSEEFDRK; encoded by the exons ATGTATAAAAAGAGGAGCTGCAGTCACACCAAACATCAGTCGCATCCCAAACCATCTAACATCATGAAGTTCTCC TTGTTCGTCCTGTTCGGCCTCCTGGCCGCAGTTGCCCTGGCCCGACCTGACTCCGTCCTTGACTTCGACTTGGACGATATTCACCAAGACCAAGACATCGACGACGATCAGGTCATCACTGGATCTTACAG CTGGACATCTCCCGAAGGAACCGAGTTCTTCGTCAGGTACGTCGCTGACGATGATGGTTACCGAGTAGTCGAGTCCAACGCCGTCCCCGCTACTGACGACGGTGTCAGGGCCAACGGACAGCAGGGGTCCTTCGTCTCCAGCGAAGAATTCGACAGGAAATAG
- the LOC137627740 gene encoding cuticular protein 47Eg-like translates to MKFSLFVLFGLLAAVALARPDSVFDFDLDDIHQDQDIDDDQVITGTYSWTSPEGTEFFVRYVADDDGYRVVESNAVPASGDGIRANGQQGSFVSSEEFDRN, encoded by the exons ATGAAGTTCTCC TTGTTCGTCCTGTTCGGCCTCCTGGCCGCAGTTGCCCTGGCTCGACCTGACTCCGTCTTTGACTTCGACTTGGACGATATTCACCAAGACCAAGATATTGATGATGATCAGGTCATCACTGGAACTTACAG CTGGACATCTCCCGAAGGAACCGAGTTCTTCGTCAGGTACGTTGCTGACGATGATGGTTACCGGGTAGTCGAGTCCAACGCTGTCCCCGCTTCTGGCGACGGCATCAGGGCCAACGGACAGCAGGGGTCCTTCGTCTCCAGCGAAGAATTCGACAGGAACTAG
- the LOC137627745 gene encoding cuticular protein 47Eg-like: LQLFVLLGLVAAVTLARPDSVLDLDLDDIHHEQDIDDDQVITGSYSWTSPEGTEFFVRYVADEDGYRVLESNAVPVSPNGVRANGQQGSFDSSEENDRK; encoded by the exons cttcagttgtTCGTTCTTTTGGGTCTGGTTGCCGCCGTGACCCTGGCTCGCCCCGATTCCGTCCTTGATCTGGACCTTGATGACATCCATCACGAACAAGATATTGATGATGATCAGGTCATCACTGGATCTTATAG TTGGACATCTCCTGAAGGCACCGAGTTCTTCGTGAGGTACGTCGCTGACGAAGATGGCTACCGCGTGCTCGAGTCCAACGCCGTCCCCGTCAGCCCCAACGGCGTCAGAGCCAACGGTCAGCAGGGATCCTTCGACTCCTCCGAGGAGAACGACAGGAAATAG
- the LOC137627480 gene encoding cuticular protein 47Eg-like — protein sequence MKFSLFVLYGLLAAVALARPDSVLDFDLDDIHHDQDIDDDQVITGTYSWTSPEGTEFFVRYVADDDGYRVVESNAVPATDDGVRANGQQGSFVSSEEFDDRK from the exons ATGAAGTTCTCC CTGTTCGTCCTCTACGGCCTCCTGGCCGCAGTTGCCCTGGCCCGACCTGACTCCGTCCTTGACTTCGACTTGGACGATATTCACCACGACCAAGATATTGATGATGATCAGGTCATCACTGGAACTTACAG CTGGACATCTCCCGAAGGAACTGAGTTCTTCGTCAGATACGTCGCTGACGATGATGGTTACCGGGTAGTCGAGTCCAACGCCGTCCCCGCTACTGACGACGGCGTCAGGGCCAACGGGCAGCAGGGATCCTTCGTCTCCAGCGAAGAATTCGACGACAGGAAATAG